One Hydrogenispora ethanolica genomic region harbors:
- a CDS encoding acyl-CoA thioesterase, whose translation MSEPANPQSQTPAKPPAASAVEMTELVLPNDANLLGNLLGGRMMHWMDIAGGMAAIRHANRNVATIVVDCLDFRHPVHVGEIVTLKAKLTWVGRTSMEVVIHAYAENPMSGTVILTNTAYFTFVALDDAGKPTPVPGLTPETDAERQEWQAAAERRRKRLSNSCRTP comes from the coding sequence ATGAGCGAACCCGCCAACCCCCAATCCCAAACTCCGGCCAAACCGCCGGCGGCATCGGCAGTGGAAATGACCGAACTGGTCCTGCCCAACGATGCCAATCTCCTCGGCAACCTGCTGGGCGGCAGGATGATGCACTGGATGGATATCGCCGGCGGCATGGCCGCCATCCGCCACGCCAATCGCAACGTGGCCACCATCGTGGTCGATTGCCTCGATTTCCGCCATCCGGTCCACGTCGGCGAGATCGTCACCCTCAAGGCCAAGCTGACCTGGGTGGGCCGGACCTCGATGGAGGTGGTCATTCACGCCTACGCCGAAAACCCCATGTCCGGGACGGTCATTCTGACCAATACCGCCTACTTCACCTTCGTGGCCCTGGATGACGCCGGCAAACCGACGCCCGTTCCCGGCCTGACCCCGGAGACCGACGCCGAGCGACAGGAATGGCAGGCGGCGGCGGAACGGCGGCGCAAACGGCTGAGCAACAGCTGCCGCACGCCCTGA